From a single Cytophagales bacterium WSM2-2 genomic region:
- a CDS encoding response regulator has protein sequence MTSRKYRAVMLIDDNEIDNLINQKMIEAAAITENIYTHTGAKSAIEFLKNMEKMDVADKVLPDVIFLDIDMPLMDGFQFLDEFENLTPVTRKKSRIVMLTSSINPQDFNRAKKYENVKLYLNKPLSHENIMKIDV, from the coding sequence ATGACGTCTAGAAAGTATCGTGCTGTCATGCTCATTGATGACAACGAGATCGATAACCTGATCAACCAAAAAATGATCGAGGCAGCTGCTATTACTGAAAATATCTACACACACACAGGGGCCAAAAGCGCGATCGAGTTTTTGAAAAATATGGAGAAGATGGATGTGGCTGATAAGGTCCTTCCTGATGTCATTTTCCTGGATATCGATATGCCCCTGATGGATGGCTTCCAGTTCCTGGATGAATTTGAAAACCTTACACCTGTGACACGAAAGAAATCAAGGATTGTGATGCTTACCTCATCGATCAATCCGCAGGATTTTAACAGGGCAAAAAAATACGAGAACGTAAAGCTCTATTTGAATAAGCCACTCTCGCACGAAAACATTATGAAGATTGATGTCTGA
- the pcd gene encoding aldehyde dehydrogenase: MKNFGIADALAALGVKKSNPGTSTGTKWLKSSGTYIDSYSPADGKVIGRVQASDEKSFEKTVAQAKKAFVEWRKVPAPKRGEIVRQIGEELRKQKDNLGKLVSYEMGKSYQEGLGEVQEMIDICDFAVGLSRQLNGLTMHSERPMHRMYEQYHPLGIVGIISAFNFPVAVWSWNSMLAWVCGDVCIWKPSEKTPLCSIACQNIVTKVFRKNNVPEGVSCIVNGDYKVGQLMCDNEEIPLVSATGSVRMGKAVGQAVSARLGRALLELGGNNAIIITENANLDMSIIGAAFGAVGTAGQRCTSTRRLIIHESVYEEVKNRLKKAYAQLRIGNPLDQQNHVGPLIDKLAVKIYNNALSKIEVEGGKFLVKGGKLSGKGYESGCYVRPAIAEVKNHFEIVQAETFAPILYLIKYKTLDEAIELQNGVKQGLSSAIMTTRMQDMEKFISHAGSDCGIANVNIGTSGAEIGGAFGGEKETGGGRESGSDSWKVYMRRQTNTINFGESLPLAQGIKFDL; this comes from the coding sequence ATGAAAAACTTTGGAATTGCAGATGCCCTTGCGGCACTTGGTGTAAAGAAATCAAATCCAGGAACATCGACTGGAACCAAATGGCTTAAATCATCAGGTACCTACATCGATTCTTACTCACCTGCAGACGGCAAAGTTATCGGACGGGTGCAAGCATCGGACGAAAAATCCTTTGAAAAAACCGTAGCGCAGGCGAAGAAAGCTTTTGTAGAATGGAGAAAAGTTCCTGCGCCTAAACGTGGCGAAATCGTGCGTCAGATCGGGGAGGAGTTGCGTAAGCAAAAGGACAATTTAGGTAAACTTGTTTCTTACGAAATGGGCAAATCTTATCAGGAAGGTTTGGGAGAAGTCCAGGAGATGATCGACATCTGTGATTTTGCAGTGGGCCTTTCACGGCAACTCAATGGGTTGACCATGCATTCCGAGCGGCCGATGCACCGCATGTATGAGCAATATCATCCGTTGGGTATTGTCGGTATTATTTCGGCTTTTAATTTTCCTGTGGCAGTTTGGAGTTGGAATTCCATGTTGGCCTGGGTATGCGGTGACGTCTGCATCTGGAAACCCTCCGAAAAGACGCCATTATGCAGTATAGCCTGTCAAAATATTGTTACTAAAGTTTTTCGTAAGAATAACGTTCCCGAAGGAGTCTCTTGCATCGTCAATGGTGATTATAAGGTTGGCCAGCTGATGTGCGATAACGAAGAGATACCGTTGGTTTCAGCGACTGGTTCGGTGCGCATGGGTAAGGCGGTTGGGCAAGCGGTGAGTGCGAGATTGGGCAGAGCCCTGCTGGAACTCGGTGGTAACAACGCAATTATTATTACTGAAAATGCAAATCTCGATATGTCCATCATTGGTGCTGCTTTTGGTGCTGTAGGTACTGCCGGACAACGTTGTACCTCTACACGGAGATTGATTATTCACGAGAGTGTTTATGAAGAAGTAAAAAACAGGTTGAAGAAAGCGTATGCACAACTGCGTATTGGAAACCCGTTGGATCAACAAAATCACGTTGGTCCATTGATTGATAAACTGGCAGTAAAGATTTATAATAATGCTCTTTCGAAAATTGAAGTTGAAGGAGGTAAGTTCCTGGTAAAGGGAGGTAAGCTCTCTGGCAAAGGGTATGAATCGGGATGCTATGTGAGACCGGCAATCGCTGAAGTCAAAAATCATTTCGAAATCGTACAGGCAGAAACATTTGCTCCGATTCTCTATTTGATAAAGTATAAAACTCTTGATGAGGCTATTGAATTGCAGAATGGCGTTAAACAAGGATTGTCTTCGGCGATCATGACGACCCGGATGCAAGACATGGAGAAATTTATTTCTCATGCCGGATCTGATTGTGGTATTGCTAACGTAAATATCGGCACTTCAGGTGCAGAGATCGGTGGCGCTTTCGGTGGTGAAAAAGAGACTGGAGGTGGCCGCGAGTCAGGATCGGATTCCTGGAAAGTTTACATGCGAAGACAGACAAACACAATCAATTTTGGAGAATCTTTGCCATTAGCGCAGGGAATCAAATTTGATTTGTGA
- the ftsA gene encoding cell division protein FtsA, with protein sequence MENERIVVGLDIGTTKICAIVGRKNEFGKLEVLGMGKAESEGVIKGIVTNIDKTVFAIEKAIKEASDMSGIDIGVVNVGIAGQHIRSTIHHGSITRTSNDDEVSIEDVNRLTEDMYRIVIPPGSEIIHVMPQDYTVDYEEGIKDPVGMSGVKLEADFHIITAQTSAINNINKCVRRTGLEIQDLILEPLASSLAVLSEEEKEAGVCLIDIGGGTTDIAVFHDSIIRHTAVIPFGGNILTADIQDGLKVMAKQAEQLKTRFGKAIAEEASPNEIVSIPGIRNRTAKEISVKTLSHIIQARMEEIIEMAHTEIINSGYESKLAGGIVITGGGSQLSCLKQLVEYMTGMDARIGYPNEHLGKSKLEAVKSPMYATAVGLVLSSFRSLDEREDRYKEKMAEVKPVTKVKKQNLTSDFFTNILNKTKGLLIDDLDGKNEY encoded by the coding sequence ATGGAAAACGAAAGAATAGTAGTAGGCCTTGATATCGGGACAACGAAAATTTGTGCCATCGTAGGCCGCAAAAATGAATTCGGCAAGCTTGAAGTGTTGGGCATGGGCAAAGCCGAAAGCGAAGGCGTGATCAAAGGCATCGTTACCAATATCGACAAAACTGTTTTTGCCATTGAAAAGGCCATTAAAGAAGCGAGCGACATGAGCGGCATTGACATTGGCGTGGTGAATGTGGGTATTGCCGGGCAGCATATCCGCAGCACTATTCACCATGGAAGTATTACGCGCACTTCTAACGATGATGAAGTAAGCATAGAAGACGTAAACCGTCTCACCGAGGATATGTATCGTATTGTGATTCCTCCGGGCAGTGAGATCATCCACGTCATGCCACAGGATTATACTGTCGACTATGAAGAGGGCATCAAGGATCCTGTAGGAATGAGCGGAGTGAAACTGGAGGCTGACTTCCACATCATCACTGCACAAACCAGCGCGATCAACAACATCAATAAATGTGTAAGGCGAACAGGCCTGGAAATTCAGGACCTGATCCTCGAACCTCTGGCTTCGAGTCTTGCCGTACTTAGTGAGGAAGAAAAAGAAGCCGGTGTTTGCCTGATCGATATCGGAGGTGGTACCACTGACATTGCAGTATTCCACGATAGTATTATTCGTCATACTGCAGTTATTCCTTTCGGTGGAAATATATTGACTGCGGACATACAGGACGGATTGAAAGTAATGGCAAAACAAGCGGAGCAATTGAAGACGCGTTTTGGGAAAGCAATTGCTGAAGAGGCGAGCCCGAATGAAATTGTTTCGATCCCGGGAATTCGTAACCGCACAGCGAAAGAAATTTCAGTGAAGACACTTAGCCATATCATTCAGGCAAGGATGGAAGAGATCATCGAGATGGCTCATACGGAGATTATCAACTCCGGATATGAGAGCAAACTGGCGGGTGGCATCGTGATTACGGGCGGAGGGTCGCAACTCAGTTGCCTGAAGCAACTGGTGGAATATATGACCGGAATGGATGCGCGTATAGGATATCCTAACGAGCACCTGGGAAAGAGCAAACTTGAAGCGGTGAAAAGCCCGATGTATGCCACTGCCGTAGGACTTGTATTGTCGAGCTTCCGTTCGTTGGATGAACGTGAAGACCGTTACAAAGAAAAGATGGCGGAAGTGAAGCCAGTAACTAAAGTGAAAAAACAAAATCTGACTTCCGATTTCTTCACCAATATCCTCAACAAAACAAAAGGATTGTTGATTGACGACCTTGACGGAAAGAATGAGTATTGA
- a CDS encoding serine protease, protein MDSYSQMIVDAVSMVKNAVVKIDVYKKVNGKMRPAGSGSGFIFSSDGLVFTNCHVVNGAEKIMVSLLNENEIEATLVGKDPDTDLAILKIYSEGYSVARLGDAEALQIGQIVIAIGNPLGYQHTVTMGVVSALGRTLRSQNGMLVDNVIQSDAALNPGNSGGPMITTEGNVVGVNTAIIQGAQGLSFSVDINTAKEIASQLIANGKVFKAYLGFQLQEVSINSKIKHHYHLPNDKGLFVVNVEENSPASRSQVLPGDIIVSFNNKPVQSLHQLFKELTKKEILAITDISVIRHTELLNVSISPVAKAA, encoded by the coding sequence ATGGACTCTTATTCTCAAATGATTGTAGACGCAGTGTCAATGGTGAAGAATGCTGTTGTCAAAATTGATGTTTATAAAAAAGTTAATGGTAAAATGAGACCTGCTGGTTCAGGTTCCGGTTTTATCTTTTCCTCTGATGGACTGGTATTTACCAATTGTCATGTCGTCAACGGGGCGGAGAAAATCATGGTCTCGCTTCTCAATGAAAACGAAATTGAAGCAACGTTGGTGGGCAAAGACCCCGACACCGATCTCGCGATTTTGAAAATTTATTCGGAAGGATATTCGGTCGCCAGATTGGGCGATGCCGAGGCGCTGCAGATTGGACAGATTGTGATTGCCATCGGAAACCCATTGGGCTATCAACACACGGTTACCATGGGTGTGGTAAGTGCACTGGGGCGCACACTTCGATCCCAGAACGGAATGCTTGTCGATAACGTGATCCAGTCAGACGCAGCTCTTAATCCAGGGAATTCAGGAGGGCCAATGATTACCACGGAAGGTAATGTAGTCGGGGTAAACACAGCGATCATTCAAGGTGCCCAGGGGCTAAGCTTTTCGGTTGATATTAATACTGCAAAAGAAATCGCCAGCCAATTGATTGCTAACGGCAAAGTATTCAAAGCATACCTCGGTTTTCAACTACAAGAAGTAAGTATCAATTCGAAGATCAAACACCACTACCATCTTCCTAACGATAAGGGTTTGTTCGTAGTAAATGTGGAAGAAAATTCACCAGCATCACGGTCACAGGTGTTGCCCGGCGATATCATTGTCTCATTCAATAATAAGCCGGTACAATCGCTGCATCAGTTGTTCAAAGAACTTACGAAAAAGGAAATTCTTGCCATCACTGACATTTCAGTGATTAGGCACACAGAATTGCTCAATGTGAGTATTTCGCCTGTTGCGAAAGCAGCTTGA
- the dpp4 gene encoding peptidase S9 — protein sequence MSGQNIRWAKDGNAYYRNEAGEVNRYELPANTKTVFLSKAELTPSGQTEALRVRNFVLSDDGNQVLIYTNTKRVWRLDTQGDYWVLNKATKSLAKIGKDKPASSLRFAKFSPDGKKVGYVSEFDLYIEDLATGQVQAVTSNHSRKLISGTFDWVYEEEFGCRDGFQWSPDSKMIAYWQIDANKIKDYFMVNNTDSAYSKIVPVEYPTIGQNPSPAKIGVVDVASNKTTWLNIPGDPQQNYLPRMDWNSNSEIFVQQLNRKQQESRIFTCSPMSGEAKQIGKENDSAWIDMFSFSSDNFYSRHPFAWINGNKEFLWMSEKDGWAHLYRVSKDGSKETIITKGDYDVIDFVYADEKNNTAYFMASPSNATQRYLYKTKLDGKGKLELVSPAEQQGTHDYSISPNGKYAQHSFSNTFTRPMNELIDLTTNKALNEKESIATKLAAAPAATKKVEFFKVKTEEGVEMDGWMIKPTNFDPAKKYPVVFHVYTEPASQTVRDAFGVGNNRMYRGDMANEGYIYMSLDGRGTPAPKGREWRKSIYRKIGQINIKDQAMAAKEILKWPFVDSDRIAVWGWSGGGSTTLNLMFQYPEIYKTGIAVAAVANQLTYDNIYQERYMGLPQENMEDIVKGSPVTYAKNLKGNLLYIHGTGDDNVHYNNAEMLVNELIKHNKQFQFMAYPNRSHGISEGEGTNLHLTTLFTEYLKKNCPPGGVDPQSIKVGDVLKK from the coding sequence TTGTCTGGACAGAATATCCGCTGGGCTAAAGACGGCAACGCTTACTACAGAAATGAAGCCGGTGAAGTCAATCGTTATGAATTGCCGGCTAATACCAAGACTGTTTTTTTATCTAAGGCAGAGCTTACACCTTCCGGGCAAACCGAGGCTTTGCGAGTAAGGAATTTCGTCCTGTCGGATGATGGCAATCAGGTTTTGATCTACACGAATACCAAACGTGTCTGGCGTCTTGACACGCAGGGTGATTATTGGGTGTTGAATAAAGCCACTAAGTCCCTCGCCAAAATCGGGAAAGACAAACCCGCGTCATCTTTGCGTTTTGCGAAATTCTCTCCTGATGGAAAGAAGGTGGGTTATGTAAGTGAGTTTGATCTTTACATTGAAGATCTGGCTACCGGCCAAGTGCAGGCGGTGACATCAAATCATTCGCGAAAACTGATCAGTGGAACTTTTGATTGGGTTTATGAAGAAGAATTTGGATGCCGCGATGGATTTCAATGGAGCCCCGACAGCAAGATGATCGCGTACTGGCAAATCGATGCGAACAAGATCAAGGACTATTTCATGGTTAATAATACAGACTCGGCTTATTCTAAAATCGTTCCTGTTGAATATCCAACCATCGGACAAAATCCTTCGCCTGCAAAAATCGGAGTGGTCGATGTTGCCTCAAATAAAACCACCTGGTTGAATATCCCCGGCGATCCGCAACAAAACTACCTGCCTCGAATGGATTGGAATTCTAACAGCGAAATATTTGTACAACAACTCAACCGCAAGCAACAGGAGAGTAGGATTTTTACTTGTAGCCCTATGAGCGGTGAAGCAAAGCAAATCGGTAAAGAGAATGACAGCGCGTGGATTGACATGTTCTCGTTTTCATCAGATAATTTCTATTCCCGTCACCCGTTTGCATGGATCAACGGAAATAAAGAATTCCTGTGGATGAGCGAAAAAGATGGATGGGCTCACTTATATAGAGTATCAAAGGATGGAAGCAAAGAAACGATAATAACCAAAGGTGATTATGATGTGATTGATTTTGTTTATGCTGACGAAAAAAACAACACAGCCTATTTCATGGCTTCGCCTTCAAATGCTACCCAGCGCTATTTGTACAAAACAAAATTGGACGGTAAAGGGAAGCTGGAATTGGTCTCTCCCGCCGAGCAGCAGGGAACGCATGACTACTCCATATCACCCAATGGTAAGTATGCACAGCACAGTTTTTCCAACACGTTCACGCGTCCGATGAATGAGCTGATCGATCTGACAACAAACAAGGCCCTGAATGAAAAAGAGAGTATTGCAACCAAACTTGCAGCGGCACCAGCCGCGACTAAAAAAGTAGAGTTTTTTAAAGTTAAAACAGAAGAAGGTGTTGAGATGGATGGTTGGATGATTAAGCCAACCAACTTTGATCCGGCAAAGAAATATCCTGTCGTATTTCATGTTTATACCGAACCTGCGTCTCAAACAGTGCGTGATGCTTTTGGTGTGGGCAACAATCGGATGTATCGCGGTGACATGGCCAATGAAGGATACATTTATATGTCGCTGGATGGTCGTGGTACTCCGGCTCCCAAAGGACGCGAATGGCGCAAATCGATTTACAGAAAAATCGGACAAATCAATATCAAAGATCAGGCAATGGCAGCCAAAGAGATTTTGAAATGGCCATTTGTAGACAGTGATCGCATTGCCGTTTGGGGATGGAGTGGTGGTGGCTCAACCACATTGAACCTGATGTTTCAGTATCCTGAAATTTATAAAACTGGAATTGCAGTAGCGGCAGTTGCCAATCAGCTCACCTACGACAATATTTATCAAGAACGTTACATGGGCCTCCCACAGGAAAACATGGAAGACATCGTGAAGGGATCACCGGTAACTTATGCCAAAAACCTCAAGGGAAATTTATTGTACATTCATGGCACTGGTGATGATAACGTGCACTATAACAACGCGGAAATGCTGGTCAATGAATTGATCAAACACAATAAGCAATTTCAGTTTATGGCGTACCCGAATCGTTCACATGGCATCAGCGAAGGCGAAGGAACTAACTTACATTTGACAACCTTATTTACCGAGTACCTGAAAAAGAATTGCCCTCCGGGAGGAGTTGATCCTCAAAGTATAAAAGTGGGAGACGTTCTTAAAAAATAG